The sequence agcagcagcagcagcacagcgAGTACGAGGAGGAGTacaacgacgaggaggaggaggcgtccGGGCTGCCGTCGGACGTGCCGCGGGGCCACTTCGCGGTGTacgtgggcgagcggcggcggcggttcgtgGTGCCCATCGCGCTGCTGGACCGGCCCGAGTTCCGGACCCTGCTGCGGCGCGCCGAGGAGGAGTTCGGgttcgccggcgccggggccggcggcATCCTCGTGCTCCCCTGCGAGGAGGTCGCCTTCCGCTCCCTGACCTCCGCCCTCGCCTGCGCCGGCGCCCGGTGAGCGCGCGCGccactcccgccgccggcgcacggcATCCTCCTGTGGCTAGCTATTCGTTCGATTCCCATTGATTTGGCCGGCCCGGCTAGCTATACCTCGCCGGCGAAGTATAAGTATGTAGCAATCACACGTGTACCGTGAAGGTTAATGCATGGTGTGTGTAAATATGGAGAGGATTAGAGAAGACCAAGTTAGTGGTGCATGCGCGGAGGATTATATTAGCGCGCCCCCGCCCGACCGCCATTGGAATTTGGAGAGCATCCATCGAAGAAGATGGAGAGGACGCGCGCGGAGAAGATGATCAGGTTTGAGATCGAGATCGAGGTGGCATTAGCTTTGATGATGGATTATTGGCTAGTAAAAAGAAGCATCTGGCCGCGAGCTGCTGCTAGCTAGCTTGTGCGTTGTTGTTTGTGATGGGTTGTACTTCCtggcctcctgctcctgctaGACACGCATGGGTAGGAGGGCCAAGTGAACGAACCGTCATtaacccttttttttttctgtataCACGCAAAGATAAGATGTTGCCCGGGTAGCTGCCCAGATCATCAGAGGAGCTTGCAACCTACCGAGATCGATCAACCAGATGTATACAAGCTAAGTGTACGTTTTCCTCTCCTGAGATTCAACTCTGTTGCCCCCAAAAAAATTGGTAGTAGAACGCAGACACTCATAACGCACACACCCGGGAACATCGCCTACCATTACACTGTCAAATTTTAGAATATTCGTTCCCATGGAAAATCGAACCTAGAACCTCAGGTGCTACTGAAACTCTTGTAAGCATGAGACTACGTGCCCTTTtgcgaaaaaaaaattattggtGATGATGTGATGCGATGTTCCTGTTATGGTTAGCTTGGTCTCTACGTGCCTGCAGCCCCTGCATGCGGCATGTGTGTGACAGTGAGAACAGTGGCGTGCAGCTTTCATGCTTGATTGAGCCGTCGTCGTGTGGAGCAGAGCAGGTGCCGGAGAGAAGGAACGTGGGTTGTTGTATTGATTCATCAAGGATATATACCGGCAGCGTCGCTCTCCGGGCACCGGCGATACATCGCACGCCGTGTGCTCCTCCTGCCCACGGTCTTGCTAGCCAGGCAGCATGTAACGCACCAAGCACACGCATGCCGCAGCTCGTTTACGTGTCGTCGTCAAGATCCATCTTCAAGAACgcgtttagtttttttttgaaagattaagaACGCGTTTAGTACGTCTTGCGGTCTTGTGGTTAAGAAAAGACCAACCATTTTTAGGTTGTAAAAAAAATCGGGTCCATCTGTTGTTCTTGTATGCTAacagctactccctccgttccaaactgtaggttgttttgacttttctagattcatatattttgctatgtaactagacatatgttatatctagatacatagcaaatactataaatctaaaaaaatctaaaacgacctatattttggaacggagagagtagtAGTAACAACTCGGTCGCCGTAGATCAACACGAGCAGCGAGAGGCTCAGGGCTCCGGAGACGGgaaccgcgcgcgcgcggcgtttAAGGATGCACGGGTCACATGGACCCGCGCTCCGTCTCCGTGTGCCGACTCGCTTTTTCACCACTCACCAGCAAGCACAACTTCTTCAGAGGCGCGCCTGCTGCGGCAGCAACGAGGCTTGCCTCGCCTGGGCGGCGTGGGCGCTCTCGCCTCGATCGCCGgcaggctgggctgggctgggaccCCGCTCACGCACGGCCACGGGAGTTGCTGGTAAACTCCCCGGCCGTACGGCGCGGCCGGGCCGACCCGGCCACCCAGCCAGCCAGGCACTCAGGCAGGCAGACGATCCACCAACCGATCCAGCATCCGtgccccgcccgccgcgcgtGCGAGGCCGCCCGAGGCCATCGgaactgcagcagcagcagcacctagGGAGGGacgggcgggcgcggcggcaacCCCCccaagtggtggtggtggtggtgccatGGCAGAAGCCGGATCCGGGGGCACGGGTCACGGGCGCGCGGCTGGTTTCTCGCTCGCCGAGCCGGACGCCAGAGCCCTGGGCCTCTGCCGGCCAGAGGGCGGGTGCCACTCCCACTTGGGGGTGGCAGCGCTCGTGGGCGCCGGGGATCAGGATCAGGGTTGCGCGCTCGCTAGCCGATCTGCCGATGGACCCCTTGGCTGGCCTGCCCGGCTGGGGCCGCCTGCCATTGCCATTGCCCCTGACGCCGTGAGCCCGTGATGCCGTGACCGCGTGCTGCCGCGGCCCGGAACATGCATGCGTCCTCTGCGTGCGCGCTGGCCTGCCTGAGGAAGTGAGGAGCAGAGAGGGCCACCCCTCCCCTGCAGTAACCGGCGGCGAGACGAGGCAGGCGCCACTATCCATTGAATTCCGGGCAGGCAGGTAACGTGCCGTGCCCTGCCGCCGGGGGCACGGCACGGGGGCGGGCAGCCCATGTGCGGGCGCCCGTGGCCACGGACGCCGGCCGGACCACCCCACGAACAGGGGAGGCGGGTGGCAATAACTCAGGAGCGCAAGGGTGGCACCCCGCACGCGCCGTCGTACGCTCCGGCCTGCACGGATGTACGTGCGCCCGCCCGCCCATGGATCGATCGCCGGCCTCGGAGGCCCCCTGCTGCCTGCTCGAGTACAAGGCATCGTTTCGGATTAGCTTGAGACTCCGAAGCTCTCAGAGGGTCATTCATGGAGATGTAGACCGGCGCCGGGGAGGGGTTTGATCTCCGGCAGCAACCGCGCCACGGAGGACGGAGCCAGTTGCCAGTGGAGCGGACAGCAACCTCAGGGTTCTTTCTTGGTCCGAACATGGGGGCAATCCAATGATAAGTTGTTGACAGACGGCGACTGCAGAGTGTGAAACAAGTGAGGTGTCACCCGGCTCTTGAATGGGACGACAACGACCTTTGCATGGAGTTGTTTTTTCATGCCATCATGCGCCGGAACCAGTGACCGAACAAGAACAAGGTGCGccttttgcaccatttcaccccaaATGTCAGATGGAAATGAAGACGGGAACAAAGTTCTATTAGCTCATCTTCTTGGTTGGATCCACAAAATTGCTTGGACAGGCATCAACGTCTGTTGCACCCATTTATCGATTCTACGTGCCAACGTAGCATCCTCTCTACATAAATTTGAAAGACTCAACAGAACAATTCCGCCCGTTTGGGCATCACAGTCTCCATGCTCCATCATCACaagaagaatcttctcctgctTGTATCCATGTCCGGCTGAGATGTGTGCAAGCATTTTGTTTATATCAGCAAAATGTCAGAGCTGTATTGTGTGGACGTGACATGGTAAATGAGCAGCGACGGTACCTTGTGAACCCACTCGTACTCCCCGCCTTTCGTGTCGAAGGTCCCATGTTGCAAGGTGAGCAGCTTCAGAGTGAAGCGAGGACCACATTCCTGTGCCATCAAAAACAGTTTGGACTTACTGCTGAAATCATCGATAGCAATAATGCAGAGCAGTGGATCTAAAACGAATCCCatttgctgctgctgaggaATATGTGGCATTTGCTAATGTCCAACTGGCAGGAGAGTGATATTGTAAAATCTGATACGCAAGGCATCATAACAGACGGTGGCTATTAATGACTTCATAAAGGACTGGCTAGCCTAGAAACATGCTCAACCCCATATTGATGTTTTCAGGAAAGTTACAGGAAGATGATGATACATTGTGGATAGTGTTGCTCTAACATattcctttttaaaaaaaaaaatgcttACAGTAAAACTGTCAT comes from Panicum virgatum strain AP13 chromosome 4K, P.virgatum_v5, whole genome shotgun sequence and encodes:
- the LOC120702531 gene encoding auxin-responsive protein SAUR50-like yields the protein MAIKKGGAAASGLKQILRRCSSLGRRQQQQQQQQHSEYEEEYNDEEEEASGLPSDVPRGHFAVYVGERRRRFVVPIALLDRPEFRTLLRRAEEEFGFAGAGAGGILVLPCEEVAFRSLTSALACAGAR